Proteins encoded within one genomic window of Halocatena marina:
- a CDS encoding GTP-dependent dephospho-CoA kinase family protein, which produces MLRLPRHLRSELKAPIGPVYTEPSALIEAAGTPLVSVGDVVTEYLLSVTIPHVAVVDGQTKRTSIDSPVDLSPFEQRVRVENPAATLSEAMLQSLRDALNADDSTVIVVDGEEDLVALPAVVAAPIGASIVYGQPDEGMVLATVDAELTAQMRALLSRMDGDHEAALRIVESGGQ; this is translated from the coding sequence GTGCTTCGACTTCCACGTCACCTCCGAAGCGAACTCAAAGCTCCGATTGGTCCTGTCTACACCGAGCCGAGCGCGCTAATCGAAGCGGCAGGCACGCCGCTCGTCTCCGTCGGTGATGTCGTCACCGAGTATCTCCTTTCAGTTACGATTCCTCACGTAGCCGTCGTCGATGGCCAGACAAAGCGGACATCGATCGATAGTCCTGTGGATCTCTCTCCGTTTGAGCAGCGTGTGCGGGTTGAAAATCCTGCTGCAACCCTCTCTGAAGCGATGTTGCAGTCGCTTCGAGATGCGCTCAACGCGGATGACTCGACCGTCATCGTCGTCGATGGGGAGGAAGATCTCGTCGCGCTCCCGGCCGTCGTCGCTGCACCGATCGGCGCGAGCATCGTCTACGGTCAACCCGACGAAGGAATGGTGCTTGCAACCGTCGACGCGGAACTGACAGCACAGATGCGTGCGCTACTCTCTCGGATGGACGGCGATCACGAGGCGGCGCTTCGAATTGTCGAATCTGGCGGTCAGTAG
- a CDS encoding twitching motility protein PilT, translating into MSKRVAMDTSALMMPVECDVRVFDGLDRLLGEYELITPKPVIQELERLAQGNGNSTEHRNENESRTKNSTRNGQRRGQEATAASVGRDLAERCTVVETDATYADDALVELAEREACEYVVTNDGPLRDRLSVGVIGLRGQNELAIH; encoded by the coding sequence ATGAGTAAAAGAGTCGCGATGGACACGAGTGCGCTGATGATGCCGGTCGAGTGTGACGTCCGAGTATTTGACGGACTCGACCGGTTACTCGGTGAGTACGAACTCATCACACCAAAACCCGTCATTCAGGAACTCGAACGACTCGCGCAAGGGAACGGGAACAGCACAGAACACAGAAACGAAAACGAGTCCCGAACGAAGAACAGTACTAGAAATGGACAACGACGGGGACAGGAAGCCACGGCCGCCAGCGTTGGGCGGGATCTCGCAGAACGCTGTACGGTTGTCGAGACGGATGCGACCTACGCTGATGATGCGCTCGTTGAATTGGCCGAGCGTGAAGCGTGTGAGTATGTGGTCACGAACGATGGTCCCCTTCGTGACCGTCTCTCTGTCGGAGTAATCGGTTTAAGGGGCCAGAACGAACTCGCTATTCACTAA
- a CDS encoding acyl-CoA dehydrogenase family protein, with amino-acid sequence MEPLDDSVVPEHAQAPKQQAREFAAEHIAPVAEEYFRSGEYPWDILEAGMDAGLIAQDIGEEYGGSGFDLTQVLAIAEEFYRADAGIGLTLLLASFGAEIVEAHGSEEQKEEYLRPVAENTQITGLAVSEPDRGSDLAGMTTTAERVSDGENADDEYVLNGEKFWIGNGVEADWVTVYAKTGDSETNRYGNYSLFIVPTDALGYEAKHIPEKMAMRASKQAHIILDDCRIPAKNRIGAEGGGFYMLADFFNFGRTVVGGQGIGLAAAAIEEAWDFVHGREAFGRDVSEFQAVQHKLADMRMEFEAARSLTWRAARKVAENDNAGLWAAMAKTKATETATFCAEEGMQLHGGRSVLTDRRIARVYRDVRVPVIYEGANEIQRNLIYNQSSF; translated from the coding sequence ATGGAGCCGTTAGACGACAGCGTCGTCCCGGAACACGCCCAAGCACCCAAACAGCAGGCTCGGGAGTTCGCGGCGGAGCACATTGCTCCCGTCGCTGAGGAGTACTTCCGCAGCGGTGAGTATCCGTGGGATATTCTCGAAGCGGGCATGGATGCCGGATTAATCGCCCAAGATATCGGTGAGGAGTACGGTGGGTCGGGCTTCGATCTGACTCAAGTTCTCGCTATTGCAGAGGAGTTCTATCGTGCCGACGCTGGGATCGGTCTCACGCTATTGCTCGCCTCGTTCGGCGCGGAAATCGTCGAAGCGCACGGGAGTGAGGAACAAAAAGAGGAGTATCTCCGCCCCGTCGCGGAGAATACACAGATCACGGGGCTTGCCGTCTCCGAACCAGATCGTGGGAGCGATCTCGCGGGAATGACCACAACTGCCGAGCGTGTCAGTGATGGTGAGAATGCAGACGACGAGTACGTCCTCAATGGCGAGAAGTTCTGGATTGGTAACGGCGTCGAAGCGGACTGGGTCACTGTCTATGCGAAGACTGGCGACAGCGAAACTAACCGCTACGGCAACTACTCGTTGTTTATCGTGCCGACAGATGCATTGGGATACGAAGCCAAGCACATCCCCGAAAAAATGGCCATGCGCGCTTCTAAACAGGCACACATCATTCTCGATGACTGCCGTATTCCGGCTAAGAATCGCATTGGAGCCGAGGGGGGTGGCTTCTACATGCTCGCGGATTTCTTCAACTTCGGACGAACTGTCGTCGGTGGACAAGGGATCGGACTGGCGGCAGCAGCAATTGAGGAAGCGTGGGATTTCGTCCACGGCCGCGAGGCGTTCGGCCGAGATGTCAGCGAGTTCCAAGCCGTCCAACACAAGCTTGCGGACATGCGAATGGAATTTGAAGCCGCTCGCTCGCTTACGTGGCGTGCTGCTCGAAAGGTCGCAGAGAACGACAACGCGGGACTTTGGGCTGCAATGGCTAAGACAAAAGCAACCGAAACCGCTACGTTCTGTGCTGAAGAAGGGATGCAACTTCACGGTGGACGGTCGGTCCTCACTGACCGACGGATCGCCCGCGTCTACCGCGATGTCCGCGTCCCCGTCATCTACGAGGGCGCGAATGAGATTCAACGGAATCTCATATACAATCAATCGAGCTTCTGA
- a CDS encoding DUF5787 family protein codes for MREFAFEMALCATLESENEIRDGGSENGNSGTIVSRQLGASTSGRRVLDVLTVTPGPAFDTRTQITAQSIPDAAIAADVGVGRARFWKDCFDCHPDRARAAVNRALEIGFFESERRNGRTYIRQTARYPDWFGSLRAIENKPDLDRPGDLQSQLRTDVSLAVCDEVILATASYVTGAHLNRIPEQVGVWRFDPETGTREVIREPERLSSGPGIEILEEQPDRTKITVVSHKEKRRLRRRLAERAYGKGWRVEFPACPHVENTDIAGVDGIPYCARKERIVRPADACDCPSGHDADGHSAVDLDAIRETHSPWVRSPTTITTKQTEIGRFSEPYTSSRSEKSLR; via the coding sequence ATGCGCGAATTCGCGTTCGAGATGGCCCTCTGTGCGACACTCGAAAGCGAAAACGAAATCAGAGACGGAGGAAGTGAAAACGGGAATAGTGGAACGATCGTGAGCCGGCAGCTTGGAGCGAGTACGAGCGGCCGTCGTGTTCTCGACGTTCTTACCGTCACACCGGGGCCAGCGTTCGATACTCGGACGCAAATCACGGCACAGAGCATTCCAGATGCAGCCATCGCGGCCGACGTAGGAGTGGGCCGCGCTCGCTTCTGGAAGGACTGTTTCGACTGTCATCCGGATCGTGCGCGTGCAGCTGTCAATCGTGCTCTCGAAATCGGTTTCTTCGAAAGCGAACGTCGAAACGGACGCACGTATATCCGACAAACAGCCCGATACCCCGACTGGTTTGGCTCGTTGCGAGCCATCGAGAATAAACCCGATCTCGACCGTCCTGGTGATCTCCAATCACAGCTTCGAACGGACGTCAGTCTCGCGGTCTGCGATGAAGTCATTCTCGCCACAGCGTCGTATGTCACCGGCGCACACCTGAACCGCATTCCCGAACAAGTCGGTGTCTGGCGGTTCGATCCCGAAACAGGGACTCGAGAAGTAATTCGTGAACCCGAGCGACTCTCATCGGGACCCGGAATTGAGATACTCGAAGAACAGCCAGATCGAACGAAGATCACGGTTGTGAGCCACAAGGAAAAGCGACGACTCCGGCGGCGGCTCGCAGAGCGCGCCTATGGAAAGGGCTGGCGGGTCGAATTTCCGGCGTGTCCACACGTCGAGAACACCGATATCGCTGGGGTCGACGGGATCCCCTATTGTGCGCGAAAAGAGCGTATCGTCCGCCCAGCAGACGCCTGTGACTGTCCCTCTGGACACGACGCAGACGGACACAGCGCAGTCGATCTGGATGCGATCCGTGAAACACACTCGCCTTGGGTTCGCTCTCCGACTACTATCACAACGAAGCAGACCGAGATCGGTCGGTTCAGTGAACCATACACATCTTCCCGTTCCGAAAAGTCTTTGAGGTAG
- a CDS encoding DNA-directed RNA polymerase has protein sequence MYKRVRLRDTVEVPPRYLADVSETLVKQLLQDKLEGRMDEDVGSVVSIVDVVEVGEGAVLPNRPGVYYEAVFDAVTFDPQMQEVVDGEVVEVVNFGAFIGIGPVDGLLHVSQISDEYLSFDEENQQLASRESNNTLGVGDSVRARIVTKSIDERNPRDSKIGLTAKQPGLGKIGWLREQREQEQPAAGE, from the coding sequence ATGTACAAACGGGTCAGACTACGCGATACGGTCGAGGTACCACCACGATACCTCGCCGACGTATCGGAAACGTTGGTCAAACAACTGTTGCAAGACAAGCTCGAAGGACGAATGGACGAGGATGTCGGCAGCGTCGTCAGCATCGTCGATGTCGTTGAGGTTGGCGAAGGTGCCGTCCTTCCGAATCGTCCAGGCGTCTACTACGAGGCAGTGTTCGACGCTGTCACGTTCGATCCACAGATGCAGGAGGTTGTCGACGGTGAAGTCGTCGAAGTCGTCAACTTCGGGGCGTTTATCGGTATCGGACCGGTTGACGGCCTGCTGCACGTCTCACAGATTTCGGATGAGTATCTCTCGTTCGACGAGGAGAATCAGCAACTCGCCTCTCGGGAATCGAACAATACACTCGGAGTTGGTGACTCGGTTCGCGCCCGGATCGTCACCAAGAGTATCGACGAACGAAATCCACGAGACAGCAAGATTGGCTTGACAGCGAAACAGCCAGGATTGGGAAAGATCGGATGGCTCCGTGAACAGCGAGAGCAAGAGCAGCCAGCGGCGGGTGAGTGA
- a CDS encoding translation initiation factor IF-2 subunit gamma, which yields MTREHRQPEVNIGLVGHVDHGKTTLVQALSGEWTDQHSEEMKRGISIRLGYADATFRRCPDMDAPECYTVDETCPDGSDSEVLRTVSFVDAPGHETLMATMLSGASMMDGAVLVVGANEPVPQAQTAEHLMALDIIGIENIVIAQNKVDLVDNEIARENYQQIKQFVEGTVAEDAPVVPISAQRGVNMDLLMQAIEEQIPTPDRSPDVDPRMQIARSFDINRPGTTFDELMGGVLGGSLVRGRLHSDDEIELRPGREFEEEGQSEYRSITTTVRSLQAGNDLVDEVGPGGLLGVGTGLDPALTKGDALAGQVAGPPGTLPPTWNSFTIEVELLERLVDGDEIEPINTGEPLMLTVGTATTVGAVTSARENECEVNLKRPVCADPGAKIAINRRVGTRWRLIGVGTLVG from the coding sequence ATGACAAGGGAACACCGACAACCGGAGGTGAATATCGGTCTCGTTGGCCACGTCGATCACGGCAAGACGACGCTGGTGCAGGCGCTCAGTGGCGAGTGGACCGACCAGCATTCCGAAGAGATGAAACGAGGGATTTCGATCCGGCTCGGTTACGCCGACGCTACGTTCCGTCGGTGTCCCGATATGGACGCTCCCGAGTGCTATACGGTCGATGAAACATGTCCGGATGGGTCCGACAGTGAGGTTCTCCGGACGGTTTCATTCGTCGATGCTCCAGGCCACGAAACGCTCATGGCCACAATGCTCTCAGGAGCTTCGATGATGGATGGTGCGGTACTCGTCGTTGGAGCGAACGAGCCTGTCCCACAGGCCCAGACGGCAGAGCACCTCATGGCGCTCGACATTATTGGTATCGAGAATATTGTAATCGCGCAGAACAAGGTCGATCTCGTCGATAATGAGATCGCTCGAGAGAATTACCAGCAAATCAAACAGTTCGTCGAGGGAACCGTCGCAGAGGATGCGCCGGTTGTTCCGATCTCTGCTCAACGGGGAGTCAACATGGATCTCCTGATGCAGGCTATCGAGGAACAAATTCCAACCCCAGATCGTTCTCCAGATGTCGACCCACGGATGCAGATTGCTCGAAGTTTCGACATCAACCGACCAGGAACGACGTTTGACGAACTGATGGGTGGTGTTCTCGGTGGCAGTCTCGTGCGAGGACGACTACATTCTGATGACGAGATCGAACTTCGTCCCGGACGAGAGTTTGAGGAGGAAGGACAGTCGGAGTACCGCTCTATCACCACCACCGTTCGTTCGCTGCAGGCGGGCAACGATCTGGTCGATGAGGTCGGTCCCGGTGGCCTCCTCGGTGTCGGTACCGGTCTCGATCCGGCACTCACGAAAGGCGATGCGCTTGCCGGACAGGTCGCCGGTCCTCCCGGAACCCTGCCGCCGACGTGGAACTCATTCACGATTGAAGTCGAGTTGCTCGAACGCCTCGTCGATGGCGATGAGATCGAACCCATCAATACTGGCGAGCCCCTGATGTTGACAGTCGGGACGGCAACGACGGTCGGTGCCGTGACGAGTGCCAGAGAAAACGAGTGTGAAGTGAATCTAAAACGCCCTGTCTGCGCCGATCCGGGTGCGAAAATCGCAATCAACCGCCGCGTCGGGACGCGCTGGCGGCTTATCGGTGTTGGAACACTCGTAGGATAG
- the spt4 gene encoding transcription elongation factor subunit Spt4 has translation MANKRLSCRECHFVNEADSQTCSSCGSSSLTEDWAGYVVISHPEQSEVAAEMNVTRPGAYALKVR, from the coding sequence ATGGCGAACAAGCGACTGTCCTGTCGTGAATGTCACTTTGTGAACGAAGCTGACTCACAGACGTGCTCTTCCTGTGGGTCGAGCAGTCTCACGGAGGATTGGGCTGGGTACGTCGTCATTTCTCACCCCGAACAGAGCGAGGTTGCCGCAGAGATGAACGTCACTCGACCTGGTGCGTACGCTCTGAAGGTCCGATAG
- a CDS encoding O-methyltransferase, which yields MESVVPKFVSQFATSIGPTTDSVIDEMDAYADEQGFPTVGPDVGGWLSLLARIVGAQSVFEFGSGFGYSAYWFARELPSDGEIVLTERDPVNIERAREYLDRGGYLDRVTIEQGDAIETIDRYDGPFDIVLIDNEKHRYLEAFKSIRDKVASGGLIVADNAMVADSIDFDALTDLADGYEVDTNESTQGIADYLDAVRDDSAFETALLPLGEGVAVSHKR from the coding sequence ATGGAGTCGGTTGTTCCGAAATTCGTCAGTCAGTTTGCTACCAGCATTGGACCAACTACAGACAGTGTCATCGATGAGATGGACGCGTACGCCGACGAGCAGGGATTCCCGACCGTCGGTCCCGATGTCGGTGGTTGGCTCTCACTGTTAGCTCGGATTGTTGGTGCTCAGTCTGTGTTCGAGTTTGGGTCAGGGTTCGGATATTCAGCGTACTGGTTCGCACGAGAACTTCCATCGGATGGCGAGATTGTACTCACCGAACGCGATCCCGTGAACATCGAGCGCGCCCGCGAGTATCTTGATCGTGGCGGCTATCTCGACAGAGTGACGATTGAACAGGGCGATGCGATCGAGACGATAGACCGCTATGATGGGCCATTTGATATCGTTCTTATCGATAACGAGAAACACCGCTACCTCGAGGCGTTCAAGTCTATCAGAGACAAGGTCGCATCTGGTGGACTCATCGTCGCAGACAACGCTATGGTTGCTGACTCGATCGATTTCGATGCGCTCACTGATCTTGCCGACGGATACGAAGTCGACACGAACGAAAGTACCCAAGGCATCGCCGACTATCTCGATGCAGTACGGGATGACTCAGCGTTCGAAACGGCGCTGCTCCCTCTCGGAGAAGGAGTTGCAGTAAGTCACAAGCGATAA
- a CDS encoding enhanced intracellular survival protein Eis yields the protein MQDYRPVYDGDLNEFHRLLNYAFWPTESFEPIESSADIPAPATVGESRGLYDDDELVSTVTHHWLTLRIRGEYRAVAGVSAVSTPPKHRRKGFVRQLLFESLREYRKRDQYYSVLWPFEYSFYRKFGWGMCNEAAAITCSPDALSFVDRVNIPSGSAFVDLDTDRWEELARVYEACNDHDLAMRRTEEWWRKRVFQGWKSDPYVSGWERDGELRGYLVYAIEEEDDRTMNVWDIGYVDHEAYVELIRFCRYHDSQVECVSIRDADGTVLHDCVDDPRDVEIEISPGPMIRIVDVERALSDLSYSAGGSVVLSVKDALADWNDGCFRLTVEDGTASCEPTTANPDATVDVATLSQIAVGYCSVERAIRIGNVDATESAGSTLSKLFPKRETFLREGF from the coding sequence ATGCAGGACTATCGTCCGGTGTACGATGGAGACCTCAACGAATTCCATCGTCTCTTGAACTATGCGTTTTGGCCGACTGAGTCGTTCGAACCGATCGAATCGAGCGCGGACATTCCAGCGCCTGCAACCGTTGGAGAGAGTCGAGGGTTGTACGACGACGACGAGTTGGTCAGTACCGTCACACATCACTGGTTGACGCTCCGGATTCGCGGTGAGTATCGGGCTGTCGCTGGTGTCTCTGCGGTTTCGACACCACCAAAACACCGCCGCAAGGGTTTCGTCCGCCAGTTGCTTTTCGAATCGCTTCGAGAGTACCGCAAACGCGATCAGTATTATTCTGTCCTCTGGCCGTTCGAGTATTCGTTCTATCGGAAGTTCGGATGGGGAATGTGTAATGAGGCAGCCGCAATCACGTGTTCCCCGGATGCGCTCTCGTTCGTTGACCGTGTAAATATCCCGTCTGGTAGTGCGTTCGTCGATCTCGATACCGACCGCTGGGAAGAACTAGCGCGCGTCTACGAGGCTTGCAACGATCACGACCTCGCTATGCGCCGAACAGAAGAATGGTGGCGAAAAAGGGTCTTTCAAGGCTGGAAAAGCGATCCGTACGTGTCCGGCTGGGAGCGCGATGGTGAGCTTCGCGGCTATCTCGTCTACGCCATCGAAGAGGAAGACGACCGAACGATGAACGTCTGGGATATCGGATACGTCGATCACGAAGCCTACGTTGAACTCATTCGGTTCTGTCGGTACCACGACTCACAGGTCGAGTGTGTCTCGATTCGTGATGCAGACGGCACGGTGTTGCACGACTGCGTCGACGATCCCAGAGACGTCGAGATCGAAATTAGTCCTGGACCGATGATCCGAATCGTAGATGTCGAACGGGCGTTGTCCGATCTCTCGTATTCAGCAGGTGGATCTGTCGTGCTCAGCGTGAAGGATGCGCTCGCTGACTGGAACGATGGGTGCTTTCGCTTAACCGTCGAGGATGGTACCGCCTCGTGCGAGCCAACCACCGCAAATCCCGATGCGACTGTCGACGTGGCGACCCTCTCACAGATCGCCGTTGGCTACTGCTCGGTCGAACGGGCGATACGGATCGGAAATGTTGATGCCACAGAGTCGGCTGGTAGCACGCTCTCAAAGCTGTTCCCGAAACGCGAGACGTTTCTGAGAGAAGGATTCTGA